The DNA region TGCGATTCCCAGCCGGTACGCCCACAGCGACGTCGTCGGCGACCCCCACACGCGCGCCGGCGGATACCCAATCTTTGCCTTATCTTCAATGATGATCAGGTCCGAACACAGGGCCATGTCGGTGCCGCCGCCGACACAGTAGCCGTGCACCTTGCACACGACAGGCTTGTCCGCGTGGAACAAACTCATGAAACCGCGGACACACCGCGACGTGAGCGCGTAGTCGATCATGGGGTCCCACGGTTTCGACGGGTCGTGGTTCGCGCGCTGTACATCCGCGTCAAAGATTGTGCCCGCAACCGTGCCAGCTTGTTCGCCGGAATCGCGGTGTTCCGCCGTCAGCACAAGGTCGTATCCCGCGCAAAAGCCCGAACCGTTCCCGGACAGCGCGATGACGTGCACGGACGGATCGAGGCATGCCTGCTCGACAAAGGCCGCGAGTTGGCCCGGCATTTCGAGCGTAATCGCGTTGCCGCGCTCCGGCCGATTCAGCGCAATTCGGGCGATTCTCCCCGTTGCTCGGTAGGCAATAGTCATTGCCCGAACTGCCGAAGATGGTGATCGAAATGCGCCGCGTGAAACTTCAGCCAACGCGTCGGCCCGATATTGCCAAAATACGGATGATGCGGCGGAGAAAACTCGCCGGCCTTCACCTCTGCGAACAGGCGTTGGATCGTGGCCTTCAATGTCTCAAAGTCGCCCTCCGGAAACTTTGGCGGCGGTTGCTTCTTGCTGCGCGGGAGTGGAACGTTCTTGGGGAACTTCGCAATGCCATTCAGCAGCAGCGGAGCATAGATGTACTGCGTCTTAAAATTGCCGCGAAACGCCAGGAGCGGCGTTTCGCCCAGGGTGTACAGCAACGTGGAATTCACGTGCCCAAGCATTTGCGCGCCCGTGAACTTTCCCCACAACGGTTTCGCGTCGGGCGCCACCTTCGCAAACCGATCCAAATAGGTCTGAACGTTCGACTCCGACAAAACAGGCATGGTATGACCCTCCACCGCTGGACCGATATGCTACCGGGAAACGAGGAGAGAATCGAAACCGCCGGGGCGGTTCGGGAAACCAATGGAATGCGAGGCGTCCGAACGTCCCGAGATGTGTTGATGGGAACCGGCCGGCCTCATGAGACCGCCTGTTCGATTGATTGACTGGGCCACGCCGGGTCACTAGACTGAGGTTTGCAGTAGCGGACGAGGGTTGCGTCCGTTCGGGAGGGTATTTACCATGAAAAAAGTACTCGTGCCGCTTGCGGAAGGTTTCGAGGAAATCGAAGCGATCACAATCATCGACTTGCTGCGGCGTGCGGACCTGAATGTCGTCACCGCAAGCCTGAGCGACAAGAACGTGAAGGCCGCGCACGGAGTTACCGTGCAGGCGGACAAGACGTTGGACGAAGCGCTGCGGGACGACTATGACATGGTGGTGCTGCCGGGCGGGATGCCGGGCGCCGACCATCTCGATAACGACAGGCGCGTGCATGACGTGCTGCACAAGATGGCGAACAGCGGGAAATATGCCGGAGCGATTTGCGCCGCGCCAAAGGTGCTTGCGAACGCGGGTCTGCTCAAGGGCAAGAAGGCAACCAGCTATCCCGGCTTCGTCGATAAAATGGGTCTGGCGGACGTGACATATACCGGCGCGCCGGTGCAGTGCGACGGCAAGATCATCACAGGGCGCGGACCCGGTACGGCGATGGATTTTGCGCTGGCCCTGGTAGAAGCGCTGGAAGGAAAAGACAAACGGCACAGCGTCGAAAAGGCGTTGGTGCGGAATTAGTTTGAACTGCGGGTTTTCCAACTCGCCAATCCGAAGCCTAATCACGGGCGGGGCGCCCGTGCTCCGTTGAGGTGTTGTGGCGAAAGCGAAGTCACATGTTCCGGAAGGGTTTCAGACCGTCGTTCCTTATTTCCATGTCGACGGCGCAACACGTTTCCTGGCGTTCTTGCGGGATGCGTTTGGCGCGACTGAGACGTATCGGTCGGTGACGCCGGAGGGGAAAATCATGCACGCATCCGCGCGGATCGGCGACTCGATGATCGAAGTATCCGATGCGACGCAGCAGTGGCGCGCCATGGCGAGTGCGATTCATTTGTACGTGCCGGACACGGACGCGGCGTATGCGCGGGCGCTTGGCGCCGGGGCGACGACACTCTACGAACCGGCGGACATGTTCTACGGGGAGCGTTCCGCGGGCGTGACCGATCCGTTCGGCAACAAGTGGTATATCGCCACGCACGTCGAAGATATACCGCCCGCGGAGATGGAATCGCGGCAGAAAGAGTTTGCGAGGAAACAATCGCAGCAGGGCCAACAGCAGTAATGCAAAATTGGGCGCGGCGCCGGTAACTCGGCGCCGGCGAGTGCAGGAGCGACACATGTTTTACTCGGGAATATCGGACGAAGCGGGAAAGACCATCGATGCGCAGATTGCGGCGCACCGCGAATTGGGCTGGGACCACCTCGAGTTGCGGCTGGTGAACGGCACGAACCTCACAATGGTGGGCGACGAGCTGTTCGATGAGGTTGCGAATAAGGTGAACGCCGCGGGTATGAAGGTCTCATGTTTCGGCAGCGCGATCGCGAATTGGGCCCGGCCCATCACTTGTGACGCGAACATCGATGTAGAGGATCTTGCGCGCGCGATTCCGCGCATGCACCGGCTCGGCACGCCGTTCATCCGCGTGATGAGTTATCCGAACGATCCGAAGCATCCTGTCTCCGAACCGGAATGGCGCGCGGAAGCCATCGCCCGGATGAGGGTGCTCGCCAAAATGGCGGAGGACGGCGGTATCACGTTGTGCCATGAGAATTGCAGCGGTTGGGGCGGGCTGTCCGCGGAAAACAGCAATATCCTGTTGGGAGAAGTAAACAGCCCCGCGCTAAAGGTCGTGTTCGATACCGGCAACCCGGTCACGTACGGACAGGATGCGTGGGATTATTACCAGACCGTCTACAACGACATTGTCTACGTCCATATCAAAGACGCGAAAAGGACCGATGGCGAAGAACTCTACACGTACTGCGGCGAAGGAGACGGATACGTGCCGGAGATCGTGTCCGATCTGCTTGCCAAAGGGTATGACGGCGGCTTTTCGATCGAGCCGCACCTGGCCGCCGTGATCCACACGGGCCAAGGCGCACCAAGCGAAGAAGCGCTGCACGATTCGTACGTCGAGTACGGGCGCCGGTTCATGAAAATTGTCGAAGGGGCAAGCGCGCACAGCGCGTAAACGGGAGGGGAATGGACGATGTCGAAGGCACTGCGTTGGACGAAGATCAGGGCATTTATTGGGGCCGTGTTCGCGGTTGCCGTATTGATCGGTTTTATCGCGGTGGGGGCCGCTCTCTTTGGCGTGCGCCTGCCTGTCCTTAGCGCAATTACTGACGCGTTCGGCATTGGCGCAGGCCAGTAGCCATGCGGCCGTTTGCCGTGCTGAGCGTCCTGTTCTGTCTTGCGTCACTTGCCGCGGACGACATCCCGCCGTATTCGGTCCAGCCCTACGTGCGCCAACGCTTCGACGAGGTTGGCAGGGCGCTGCGATTTCAGGGAACGTCTGCGACGGACGTGGCGACATGGCGCGCCGCATCGAGGGGAAAGCTCGAACAGCTTCTCGGGTTGGACACGATGAAACCGTGCGACCTCGACCCGAAGATTACAGAACGCGTCGATTGCGGCGATTACATCCGCGAGCGCGTAGAAATTCGGACGGAGCCGGGAATCGGTATGCCGGTCTACGTGCTGGTCCCAAAAACGGGGCAGCCGCCATTTCCCGTTGTGATATGTCCGCACGGGCACGGCGGCGGCGGCAAGGTGGCCGTCGCGGGGGTCGCGACGGAGCCGAAGGTCGCGGACGCGATAAAGAACTTTCACTATGACTACGGCGTTGCGTTCTGCAAGGCGGGATGTGTTGTGGTTTGCCCTGACGCGCGCGGATTCGGCGAACGCCAGGAAAATGCGGCGAAAAGCGATCTCCGCAATTCCTCGTGCCAATGGATCAACCAGATGGCGTTGCCGCTCGGCCAGACCGTCACGGGGATGTGGGTTTGGGACCTCAAACGCGCGGCGGATTATATCGCCACACGCGCCGACTGCGACGTGAACCGACTTGGGTGTGCGGGCTTGAGCGGCGGCGGGCTGCAAACGTTGTGGTTCACGGCGTTGGACGATCGCGTCAAAGCGGCCGTCGTCAGTGGATACTTTTACGGCGTCAAAGAATCCCTGCTCGAAATGCACACGAATTGCTCGTGCAACTACGTTCCCCATTTGTGGGAAAACGCGGACCACGGCGATCTCGGTTCGCTCATCGCGCCGCGCCCACTCATGATCCAGACCGGCGACGAGGACAACCTCAACGGCGCGAGCAATCTCGACAACGTCAAACCGCAGATCGACATCGCGCGCCGCGTGTACGACCTGCTCGACGCCGGCGGGAATCTTCGTCACGATGTATTTCACGGGCCCCATCGGTGGGACTCGACCAATGCGGTCCCGTGGTTGGTAAGAACGCTGGCGAAGTAGTCCGCGGGCCTCTACGATTCTCTCGATCGACGTCAGTTGCGCGCCGGAAAAATGCGGCAGGGAAGTGCGCCGCGCAGGGCGCAGTTTGACCGATTCTGAGGCCCTTTGTTATCATTACGGTCTACTCGGTGGGCGGCTAGCTCAGGTGGTTAGAGCGCCGTCTTCACACGGCGGAGGTCACAGGTTCGAGCCCTGTGCCGCCCACCATAGTCCTACCTTTCGCCGCACGCTTCATTGGGGTGAAGATTCGCGGCGGGAAAGTCGGACAACTAACAGCGAATACACGTCGAACGGCGGTATCGTGCAATGCGCCGCCTTACCCTTGAAAGCAATGGCGATGGCTATCTCTGGGTTGTCGGGTGAGCGCACGCTGGCGGATTGCGGCTTCCATCCCGGCGGAACCGGCACGGCTACTCTCAATGGGGCCGGGGAATGCGCCGATACGCTCTCGCCAGTGACGGATACCGCGTAACGCACCGCATGCACGGTCAGCGCGCCTTGTTTCCGGCCAAGCCGCTCGTAGACCACCGTCCGAATACCGGGCGCCGATGCCGTGACTGAGAGGTCTTCT from Candidatus Hydrogenedentota bacterium includes:
- a CDS encoding VOC family protein, with amino-acid sequence MAKAKSHVPEGFQTVVPYFHVDGATRFLAFLRDAFGATETYRSVTPEGKIMHASARIGDSMIEVSDATQQWRAMASAIHLYVPDTDAAYARALGAGATTLYEPADMFYGERSAGVTDPFGNKWYIATHVEDIPPAEMESRQKEFARKQSQQGQQQ
- a CDS encoding DJ-1/PfpI family protein, producing the protein MKKVLVPLAEGFEEIEAITIIDLLRRADLNVVTASLSDKNVKAAHGVTVQADKTLDEALRDDYDMVVLPGGMPGADHLDNDRRVHDVLHKMANSGKYAGAICAAPKVLANAGLLKGKKATSYPGFVDKMGLADVTYTGAPVQCDGKIITGRGPGTAMDFALALVEALEGKDKRHSVEKALVRN
- a CDS encoding sugar phosphate isomerase/epimerase, producing the protein MFYSGISDEAGKTIDAQIAAHRELGWDHLELRLVNGTNLTMVGDELFDEVANKVNAAGMKVSCFGSAIANWARPITCDANIDVEDLARAIPRMHRLGTPFIRVMSYPNDPKHPVSEPEWRAEAIARMRVLAKMAEDGGITLCHENCSGWGGLSAENSNILLGEVNSPALKVVFDTGNPVTYGQDAWDYYQTVYNDIVYVHIKDAKRTDGEELYTYCGEGDGYVPEIVSDLLAKGYDGGFSIEPHLAAVIHTGQGAPSEEALHDSYVEYGRRFMKIVEGASAHSA
- a CDS encoding DUF1569 domain-containing protein translates to MPVLSESNVQTYLDRFAKVAPDAKPLWGKFTGAQMLGHVNSTLLYTLGETPLLAFRGNFKTQYIYAPLLLNGIAKFPKNVPLPRSKKQPPPKFPEGDFETLKATIQRLFAEVKAGEFSPPHHPYFGNIGPTRWLKFHAAHFDHHLRQFGQ
- a CDS encoding crotonase/enoyl-CoA hydratase family protein; translation: MTIAYRATGRIARIALNRPERGNAITLEMPGQLAAFVEQACLDPSVHVIALSGNGSGFCAGYDLVLTAEHRDSGEQAGTVAGTIFDADVQRANHDPSKPWDPMIDYALTSRCVRGFMSLFHADKPVVCKVHGYCVGGGTDMALCSDLIIIEDKAKIGYPPARVWGSPTTSLWAYRLGIARAKRLLLTGDCLSGAEAVEWGLATESAPADKLDERFEALLERIARLPINQLIMMKLLLNQSLMAQGLHTTQILGSVFDGITRHTPEGYAFQRRAGEAGFKQAVRERDEPFGDAGRSTYKG